Proteins encoded together in one Lathamus discolor isolate bLatDis1 chromosome 3, bLatDis1.hap1, whole genome shotgun sequence window:
- the FOXL2 gene encoding forkhead box protein L2 codes for MMNSYPDGEEDAVALLAHDTGGSKEPERVKEELGAEKIPEKPDPSQKPPYSYVALIAMAIRESAEKRLTLSGIYQYIISKFPFYEKNKKGWQNSIRHNLSLNECFIKVPREGGGERKGNYWTLDPACEDMFEKGNYRRRRRMKRPFRPPPTHFQPGKTLFSPDTYGYLSPPKYLQSTFMNNSWPLAQPPAPMPYASCQMSGGNVSPVNVKGLSGPASYGPYSRVQSMALPSMVNSYNGMGHHHHHPHAHHPQQLSPTSPAPPAAPAANGAGLQFACARQPAELSMMHCSYWEHDSKHSALHSRIDI; via the coding sequence ATGATGAACAGCTACCCAGACGGCGAGGAGGACGCGGTGGCGCTGCTGGCTCATGACACCGGCGGCAGCAAGGAGCCGGAGCGGGTCAAGGAGGAGCTGGGCGCCGAGAAAATCCCCGAGAAGCCGGACCCCTCGCAGAAGCCCCCCTACTCCTACGTGGCCCTGATCGCCATGGCCATCCGGGAGAGCGCGGAGAAGAGGCTCACGCTGTCCGGGATCTACCAGTACATCATCAGCAAATTCCCTTTCTACGAGAAGAACAAGAAGGGCTGGCAGAACAGCATCCGCCACAACCTCAGCCTCAACGAATGCTTCATCAAGGTGCCCAGGGAGGGCGGCGGCGAGCGCAAGGGCAACTACTGGACCCTGGATCCCGCCTGTGAGGACATGTTCGAGAAGGGCAACTACCGCCGGAGGCGAAGGATGAAACGGCCTTTCCGCCCCCCCCCGACCCACTTCCAGCCCGGCAAAACCCTCTTCAGCCCCGACACCTACGGCTACCTCTCCCCGCCCAAGTACTTGCAGTCCACCTTCATGAACAACTCGTGGCCACTGGCGCAGCCCCCTGCGCCCATGCCCTACGCCTCCTGCCAGATGTCTGGTGGGAACGTCAGCCCCGTCAATGTGAAAGGACTCTCGGGCCCGGCATCCTACGGCCCCTACTCGCGGGTGCAGAGCATGGCGCTGCCCAGCATGGTGAACTCCTACAACGGCATgggccaccaccaccaccaccctcaCGCCCATCAcccccagcagctcagcccgaccagccccgcgccgcccgcggccccggcggcgAACGGAGCCGGCCTTCAGTTCGCCTGTGCCCGCCAGCCCGCCGAGCTGTCCATGATGCACTGTTCCTACTGGGAGCACGACAGCAAACACAGCGCCCTGCACTCCCGCATAGACATCTAG